A region from the Verrucomicrobiota bacterium genome encodes:
- a CDS encoding lytic transglycosylase domain-containing protein has product MCAKSREQRRSSQAAAQKECAMCRVQSPDGPRVSAALCTRPDAGVALSCPAADRGNLNTDHSTLPPPPAPHYKDGVHRRWIIFMAAILVVDAIVGWLWWRHWREHRYDSEIVAAARRYNIEPALVKAVVWRESAFDARARGRAGELGLMQLMPASAGEWAAAERVPGFMHKHVLDPRTNTFVGAWYLAHALKRYPATDNPTAYALADYNAGRGNVLKWLQGPAATNSSSFLSQMTFPGTRRYIESVLSERERFRREMAQER; this is encoded by the coding sequence ATGTGCGCGAAGAGTCGGGAGCAGAGGCGGTCGAGTCAAGCGGCGGCGCAGAAGGAGTGTGCAATGTGCCGTGTGCAGAGTCCAGACGGCCCGCGCGTGAGCGCGGCTCTCTGCACGCGTCCGGACGCCGGAGTCGCTCTTTCTTGCCCGGCTGCGGACCGCGGCAATCTGAACACGGATCACTCAACACTTCCCCCGCCGCCCGCGCCGCACTACAAAGACGGCGTGCACCGCCGCTGGATCATCTTCATGGCCGCCATCCTTGTAGTGGACGCGATCGTGGGCTGGCTTTGGTGGCGGCACTGGCGCGAGCACCGTTACGACAGCGAGATTGTTGCCGCGGCCAGGCGCTACAACATCGAGCCCGCGCTTGTAAAGGCCGTCGTGTGGCGCGAGAGCGCGTTCGACGCCCGCGCGCGCGGACGCGCCGGCGAGTTGGGGCTGATGCAACTCATGCCCGCCTCTGCCGGCGAATGGGCCGCGGCCGAGCGCGTGCCCGGCTTCATGCACAAGCACGTCCTCGATCCCCGCACAAACACTTTCGTGGGCGCATGGTATCTCGCGCACGCGCTCAAGCGTTATCCCGCGACCGACAACCCCACCGCCTACGCACTCGCAGACTACAACGCGGGCCGCGGCAACGTGCTCAAGTGGCTGCAAGGCCCGGCGGCGACAAACAGCTCGTCGTTTCTTTCGCAGATGACCTTCCCCGGCACGCGCCGGTACATCGAGTCGGTCCTTTCGGAACGTGAGCGGTTCCGCCGGGAGATGGCGCAGGAGCGATGA
- the ruvC gene encoding crossover junction endodeoxyribonuclease RuvC: MSSRGKGLWRPAEFLRASRAVGISARQFERMQARVSGAAKRSATPVSGSHLGSPAAAHQIFLGVDPSLRATGYGVIRLARPFPQTLAHGTIACPAGWELSRCLVKIAATLRDVVRAHKPTVCVVEGLFFAQNLQTALIMGEARGAALVAVAEAGLEIYEVAPRKVKQAIVGYGAAQKLAVAKMVQRMLRLAELPAPDAADALALALTHAQSHGRFSLTGPKRV, translated from the coding sequence ATGTCGAGCCGCGGAAAAGGGCTTTGGCGCCCTGCGGAGTTTCTGCGAGCATCCCGCGCCGTGGGCATTTCAGCGCGACAATTCGAGCGGATGCAGGCGCGCGTGAGCGGGGCGGCCAAGCGAAGCGCGACACCCGTTTCCGGCAGCCACCTCGGTTCGCCCGCGGCGGCGCACCAAATCTTCCTCGGCGTGGACCCGTCGCTGCGCGCGACGGGCTACGGCGTGATTCGACTCGCGAGGCCCTTCCCTCAAACGCTCGCTCACGGGACCATCGCCTGTCCCGCGGGTTGGGAGCTTTCGCGCTGCCTCGTGAAAATCGCCGCGACGCTGCGCGACGTGGTGCGTGCGCACAAGCCGACGGTGTGCGTGGTCGAGGGACTGTTCTTCGCGCAAAACCTCCAAACCGCGCTCATCATGGGCGAGGCGCGCGGCGCGGCGCTCGTGGCGGTGGCCGAGGCGGGACTGGAAATCTACGAGGTCGCGCCGCGCAAGGTGAAGCAGGCCATCGTCGGCTACGGCGCGGCTCAGAAACTCGCGGTGGCCAAGATGGTGCAGCGGATGTTGCGTCTCGCGGAGTTGCCCGCGCCCGATGCCGCGGACGCGCTCGCCCTCGCGCTCACGCACGCGCAGTCACACGGCAGGTTCAGTCTGACCGGTCCGAAGCGCGTCTGA
- the priA gene encoding primosomal protein N', whose amino-acid sequence MVARVTLEIALRKEFDYAVPPELEGRVEVGTRVKVPFGPRQVMGCVTALAEQSPHTNLRFLIGVVGRQSLVTSKVLRLARWIGGYYCCAPEVALKSVLPEAIRREKEGWRERLIVRLVPLLGEAPKLTKRQKDILNIIEERRELLLQELLQAADTTAETVRRLEDRGLVVISPHVSERDPYATEIISRTEPLELNAEQSEALAAVRAALDRGGGAGAGTQEREEAGVAPAPSGISLSRSPALPPATHSTFLLHGVTGSGKTEVYLQAIAHSLSLARGAIVLVPEISLTPQTVERFKARFGHGPLQTQVAVLHSHLSAGERHDEWHKIRQGRARIVIGARSAIFAPVEPLGLIIVDEEHEHSYKQEETPRYHARDVAVVRGQMEGAVVVLGSATPSMESFYNVKRGKYELLGLPHRADHKKMPLVRVVDMRQVARKEKGGPPIFSPELREGILQRLEKKEQVMLFLNRRGYATSLQCPQCGYVAECPNCSVSLTYHRRAQELLCHICAFKSPAPAVCPVAKCRSPAVRYSGLGTERVEEALAKLFPRARVQRMDSDLMRRKDDYRRVLGDFKTGRIDILVGTQMIAKGLHFENVTLVGVIHADLSLHIPDFRAGERTFQLLTQVAGRAGRGDVEGEVFVQSFTPFHPAIQYARRHDFNGFYDQEIEYREQLRYPPATRVALLTLRGRNEEKVKRSADHVAEELATLAKSGAGEGGKAGEREEEGGGFELPLSTGADIQLPRSPTLRPAMAAKPFRDFLVSGPAPAPLLRADSFYRYQLLLRTRQMSRLSRLLAALMESLSLPEDVNLAVDVDPVNLS is encoded by the coding sequence ATGGTCGCCCGCGTTACGCTCGAGATCGCACTTCGCAAGGAGTTCGACTATGCGGTGCCGCCGGAACTCGAGGGGCGCGTCGAGGTTGGCACGCGCGTGAAGGTGCCGTTCGGCCCCAGGCAGGTGATGGGCTGCGTCACCGCACTCGCGGAGCAGTCCCCGCACACGAACCTGCGCTTCCTCATCGGCGTCGTCGGCCGGCAATCGCTCGTCACATCCAAGGTGCTGCGGCTTGCGCGCTGGATCGGCGGCTATTATTGCTGCGCGCCGGAGGTGGCGCTCAAGAGCGTGCTGCCCGAGGCCATCCGCCGCGAGAAGGAGGGCTGGCGCGAACGGCTGATCGTCCGGCTCGTGCCCCTGTTGGGTGAAGCGCCGAAGCTGACGAAGCGCCAGAAGGACATTTTGAACATCATCGAAGAACGGCGCGAATTGCTGCTGCAGGAACTGCTGCAAGCCGCCGACACGACCGCCGAAACCGTTCGCCGCCTCGAAGACCGGGGCCTTGTGGTGATCAGCCCGCACGTGAGCGAGCGCGACCCGTATGCGACGGAGATCATCAGCCGCACCGAGCCGCTGGAGTTGAACGCAGAACAGTCGGAGGCGCTGGCTGCGGTGCGTGCCGCGCTGGATCGAGGCGGCGGCGCGGGAGCGGGAACGCAGGAGCGTGAGGAAGCAGGCGTCGCCCCGGCGCCGTCTGGAATCTCGCTCTCCCGCTCTCCCGCTCTCCCGCCCGCGACGCATTCCACCTTCCTCCTCCACGGTGTCACCGGTTCGGGGAAGACAGAGGTTTACCTGCAAGCCATCGCACATTCGCTGTCGCTCGCGCGTGGGGCGATCGTGCTGGTGCCGGAGATTTCGCTCACGCCGCAGACGGTCGAGCGGTTCAAGGCGCGGTTTGGTCACGGGCCGCTGCAGACGCAGGTGGCGGTGCTGCACTCGCACCTGAGCGCGGGCGAGCGGCACGACGAGTGGCACAAGATCCGGCAGGGCCGGGCGCGCATCGTCATCGGCGCGCGCTCGGCGATCTTCGCGCCCGTCGAGCCGCTCGGGCTCATCATCGTGGACGAGGAGCACGAGCATTCCTACAAACAGGAGGAAACGCCACGATATCACGCGCGCGACGTCGCGGTTGTGCGCGGTCAAATGGAAGGCGCGGTCGTGGTGCTCGGCTCGGCGACGCCCTCGATGGAGAGCTTCTACAACGTGAAGCGCGGCAAATATGAACTGCTCGGACTGCCACACCGCGCCGACCACAAGAAGATGCCGCTCGTGCGCGTGGTGGACATGCGCCAGGTCGCGCGCAAGGAGAAGGGCGGCCCACCGATTTTCTCTCCCGAGTTGCGCGAGGGGATCCTGCAGCGACTGGAGAAGAAGGAGCAGGTGATGCTCTTTCTCAACCGCCGCGGCTACGCCACGTCGCTGCAATGCCCGCAGTGCGGCTACGTCGCCGAGTGCCCGAACTGCAGCGTCTCGCTCACTTACCATCGGCGCGCGCAAGAACTCCTCTGCCACATCTGCGCGTTCAAGTCGCCAGCACCGGCCGTGTGCCCCGTGGCGAAATGCCGCAGCCCGGCCGTCCGCTATTCGGGCCTCGGCACGGAGCGTGTCGAGGAGGCGCTGGCGAAGCTCTTCCCGCGCGCGCGAGTGCAGCGGATGGACTCCGACCTGATGAGGCGCAAGGACGATTACCGCCGCGTGCTCGGTGACTTCAAGACCGGCAGGATCGACATACTCGTCGGCACGCAGATGATCGCGAAGGGGCTGCACTTCGAAAACGTCACGCTCGTCGGCGTCATCCACGCGGACCTCTCGCTGCACATCCCGGACTTTCGCGCGGGCGAGCGGACGTTTCAGTTGCTCACGCAGGTCGCGGGCCGCGCGGGCCGCGGCGACGTGGAGGGCGAAGTCTTCGTGCAGAGCTTCACGCCGTTTCATCCGGCGATTCAGTATGCCCGCCGGCACGACTTCAACGGCTTCTACGACCAGGAAATCGAGTATCGCGAGCAGCTCAGGTATCCGCCCGCAACGCGCGTGGCGCTGCTGACGCTGCGCGGGCGGAACGAGGAGAAGGTGAAGCGGAGCGCGGACCACGTGGCGGAGGAACTCGCGACCCTGGCGAAGTCTGGCGCGGGCGAAGGTGGGAAAGCGGGCGAGCGGGAAGAGGAGGGGGGCGGGTTCGAGTTGCCGCTGTCGACAGGCGCGGACATCCAGCTTCCGCGCTCGCCCACCCTCCGGCCTGCGATGGCCGCGAAACCATTTCGCGACTTCCTCGTGTCCGGTCCAGCACCCGCGCCGTTGCTGCGGGCGGACTCGTTCTATCGCTACCAGCTCCTGCTGCGGACACGTCAGATGAGCCGGTTGAGCCGGTTGCTCGCGGCGCTGATGGAATCACTGTCGCTTCCCGAAGACGTAAACCTGGCGGTGGATGTGGACCCGGTGAACTTGTCGTGA
- a CDS encoding MBL fold metallo-hydrolase, with translation MPLQIELTRDGLYVPRLALWLDPRRSRRGAERVVVTHAHSDHIGSHGEVILTEATAHLMRARVAGRRTEHRLKFGEAAEFRGPSDFYRVTLVPAGHIFGSAMSLVESDGSSLLYTGDFKLRRGLSAEPCEPRRADTLIMETTFGLPWHRFPPVEQVWADIVGFCRAALAEGVTPVLLAYSLGKAQELLLGLAAAGLPVMLQQDAAKLTRICGRCGLAVPPHETFAVESARGKVVVFPPTAKIPDGLAPRRTAVVTGWALDPGARFRFKTDAAFPLSDHADFGELLELAERVRPKRVLTVHGYAKEFAATLRERGVDARAIGQEEQLGLPI, from the coding sequence ATGCCGCTTCAAATCGAATTGACCCGCGACGGGCTTTACGTGCCGCGCCTCGCGCTCTGGCTGGACCCGCGTCGCTCGCGGCGCGGGGCGGAGCGGGTGGTGGTCACCCACGCGCACAGCGACCACATCGGCTCGCATGGCGAGGTCATTCTCACCGAGGCCACGGCGCATCTCATGCGCGCGCGGGTCGCCGGCAGACGCACCGAGCACCGGCTCAAGTTTGGCGAAGCCGCCGAGTTTCGAGGGCCGAGCGATTTCTACCGGGTCACGCTCGTGCCCGCCGGCCACATCTTCGGCAGCGCGATGTCATTGGTGGAGTCGGACGGCTCGTCGCTGCTTTACACCGGCGACTTCAAGCTGCGGCGCGGGCTCAGCGCCGAGCCGTGCGAGCCGCGACGCGCCGACACGCTCATCATGGAGACGACGTTTGGGCTGCCGTGGCATCGGTTCCCGCCTGTGGAGCAAGTGTGGGCGGACATCGTGGGCTTCTGCCGCGCGGCACTCGCGGAGGGCGTCACGCCCGTGTTGCTCGCTTACTCGCTCGGCAAGGCGCAGGAACTTCTGCTCGGGCTCGCCGCCGCCGGACTTCCGGTGATGCTCCAGCAGGACGCCGCGAAGCTCACGCGCATCTGCGGCCGTTGCGGGCTTGCGGTGCCGCCGCACGAGACGTTCGCCGTGGAGTCCGCGCGCGGCAAGGTGGTCGTCTTTCCACCCACGGCGAAGATTCCGGATGGCCTTGCGCCGAGACGCACGGCGGTGGTGACGGGTTGGGCGCTCGATCCGGGAGCCCGGTTTCGGTTCAAGACGGATGCGGCGTTCCCGCTGAGCGACCATGCGGACTTCGGCGAGCTTCTGGAATTGGCCGAGCGCGTGAGGCCGAAGCGCGTGCTGACCGTGCATGGTTACGCGAAGGAGTTCGCGGCGACGTTGCGTGAACGGGGCGTGGATGCGCGCGCCATCGGGCAGGAGGAACAGTTGGGGCTGCCGATTTAG